The following proteins are co-located in the Bacteroidales bacterium genome:
- a CDS encoding T9SS type A sorting domain-containing protein translates to MKAQLTRPGSPIPASSSELSELQVISIPVSTALVKEAMQSRDTSYLKMASSGLLIDLDYSPENSGTWDTLNDGMKIWRIAFHVEGAAVLNLIFTPWTIEKGVKVFTSDRNREQIHGAYTDLNNKRINMLATSEITGDVIVVEMQVPVWCKNYGSFGISGMGCDFKRSNSLTTEKDGWYGWAGLCNVDINCTSNALVQKLKNSVVRIVYKGHERCTGVLINNTGQDGVNYVLTAGHCLTKEENANTAVFYFQYESPYCNGPDGYTGKSISGATIRARSSKVDFALVELLEPIPLSFHPYYAGWDKTGNIPQSGITIHHPLGDVKKVSAEENPLVKSTFGGQYDPDKHWMIRHWESGTTEPGSSGAPFFDQSGRIRGTLTGGLATCESPVEDYFEMFSHDWIDYPAPENQLAVWLDPQNTQPSILDGYDPYSDFWATGDTLNHISKDETLVSAPSGRDLTQFAEQFSESESKMISGLILDVAKSYAAAEDRYIKVKIWSGGDKPGNVVYEQTVFLADLSGEGRNFISFDSVVSAGKSFFAGYELFPDEPADTFATYMVNDRPSGQNTAFVYDGISWLTMTGYTSVNSSFAIFPVVFNSGAIPAENLQDPDIIVYPNPATSFLRIQFSHITTAPVTISLYNFQGQLVYEKEFQAYQHIIPVSLKPLSDGAYIVKILQENKTSFLKVSIVK, encoded by the coding sequence TTGAAGGCGCAATTAACAAGGCCCGGAAGTCCGATTCCGGCAAGTTCCAGTGAACTTTCTGAATTACAGGTTATTAGTATTCCTGTTTCAACAGCCCTTGTTAAGGAAGCCATGCAATCCCGGGATACTTCCTATCTAAAAATGGCTTCTTCAGGCTTGCTGATCGATCTAGACTATTCACCTGAAAACTCCGGCACTTGGGATACTCTCAATGATGGCATGAAAATCTGGAGAATAGCCTTTCATGTGGAGGGTGCAGCGGTATTGAACCTGATCTTCACGCCATGGACGATTGAAAAAGGCGTAAAGGTTTTCACGAGCGACAGGAACCGCGAACAGATCCACGGGGCCTACACCGATTTGAATAACAAGCGGATTAATATGCTTGCCACATCGGAGATAACCGGTGATGTAATCGTTGTTGAAATGCAGGTTCCCGTGTGGTGTAAAAATTACGGATCATTTGGCATTTCAGGCATGGGCTGCGATTTCAAAAGAAGTAATTCGCTCACAACCGAAAAAGATGGCTGGTACGGTTGGGCCGGCCTTTGCAATGTGGATATAAATTGTACTTCGAACGCCCTGGTTCAGAAATTAAAAAATTCGGTTGTTCGAATTGTATATAAGGGTCATGAACGGTGCACAGGCGTACTTATAAACAATACAGGACAGGACGGCGTCAATTATGTTCTTACCGCAGGGCATTGCCTTACAAAGGAGGAAAATGCCAATACTGCGGTGTTTTATTTTCAGTATGAAAGTCCGTATTGCAATGGTCCCGACGGATATACCGGGAAATCAATATCCGGAGCCACAATAAGAGCCCGAAGCAGCAAGGTTGATTTCGCACTTGTAGAACTTCTGGAGCCCATTCCTTTGTCGTTTCATCCTTATTATGCCGGATGGGACAAAACTGGAAATATTCCTCAATCAGGTATCACGATTCACCATCCGCTCGGCGATGTAAAAAAGGTGTCTGCCGAGGAAAATCCTCTTGTTAAGTCAACTTTCGGGGGACAATATGATCCTGACAAGCACTGGATGATAAGGCATTGGGAATCAGGCACCACTGAGCCCGGGTCATCCGGGGCTCCTTTCTTTGATCAGTCGGGGCGGATCAGGGGAACGCTTACCGGGGGACTAGCCACCTGTGAAAGCCCGGTGGAAGATTATTTTGAAATGTTCAGTCATGACTGGATTGATTACCCGGCTCCTGAAAACCAGCTTGCCGTTTGGCTCGATCCACAAAATACACAACCTTCTATTCTTGACGGGTATGATCCCTATTCTGACTTCTGGGCAACCGGAGATACACTGAATCACATCAGTAAAGATGAAACGCTTGTTTCTGCTCCTTCCGGCCGCGACCTTACTCAATTCGCCGAGCAATTCAGCGAATCAGAAAGTAAAATGATTTCCGGGCTTATATTGGATGTTGCGAAAAGCTATGCTGCAGCTGAAGACCGGTATATTAAAGTGAAAATTTGGAGTGGAGGTGACAAACCCGGAAATGTGGTTTATGAACAGACAGTATTCCTGGCTGACCTTTCGGGGGAAGGAAGAAATTTTATTTCATTTGATTCCGTGGTATCAGCGGGTAAATCGTTTTTTGCAGGGTATGAACTGTTCCCCGATGAACCTGCCGACACTTTTGCCACTTACATGGTTAATGACAGGCCATCCGGACAAAATACAGCTTTTGTGTATGATGGAATATCCTGGTTGACGATGACCGGTTATACATCTGTAAATTCTTCTTTTGCCATTTTTCCCGTAGTTTTCAATTCGGGTGCTATTCCCGCTGAAAACCTGCAGGACCCGGATATTATTGTGTATCCGAATCCGGCCACCTCTTTTCTCAGGATACAGTTTAGTCATATCACCACAGCCCCTGTAACAATCAGTTTATACAATTTTCAGGGCCAGCTTGTTTATGAAAAAGAATTCCAGGCCTACCAGCATATTATTCCGGTTTCATTGAAACCGTTATCGGACGGTGCGTACATAGTGAAAATACTGCAGGAGAACAAAACAAGTTTTTTGAAAGTCAGCATTGTAAAATAA
- a CDS encoding ABC transporter substrate-binding protein: MIILLGSCRPPVQSPDNLKQSDSPQLLAVHYAGGFEMTDVDTGILLTVRNPWQHSTGVEYRYLLSNRVQKSEIKSENFTIVKTPVTRIICLSTTHIGFIQFFHKASSIIGISGKDYVVNDSVRDGIAENRIFDVGYDENLNYELILRLRPDVVFAYGVNVSVTNTVRKLNELGIPVILIGEYLEQDPLGKMEWVKVFGACYGMGKTVSERFDSVTANYNQFKELASKEGQKPSVLLGLPWRGSWYVSGSKSYIARLISDAGGQYIWGNLNYNESVPVALEKIYENALTAEYWINPGEARSIIDVISVDERFKLLPALTSGKVFNNDRYMSASGGNGFYESGVTEPDIILSDLIYILHPHLLPSHNLKYYRKLQ, encoded by the coding sequence TTGATAATTTTATTGGGTTCCTGCAGGCCTCCCGTACAAAGTCCCGATAACCTTAAGCAGTCTGATTCTCCCCAGCTTCTTGCGGTGCATTACGCCGGTGGTTTTGAAATGACTGACGTCGATACCGGGATCCTGCTCACTGTGAGAAATCCATGGCAACATTCAACCGGGGTCGAATACCGTTACCTGCTGTCAAACAGGGTTCAGAAATCAGAAATAAAAAGTGAAAACTTTACAATAGTTAAAACGCCTGTAACAAGGATTATTTGCCTTTCAACCACTCATATTGGCTTTATTCAGTTTTTTCATAAAGCCAGTTCAATCATTGGTATATCAGGTAAGGATTATGTTGTTAATGATTCGGTCAGAGACGGTATTGCTGAAAACAGGATTTTTGATGTCGGTTACGATGAAAATCTGAATTATGAACTGATCCTGCGCCTCAGACCCGATGTTGTATTTGCTTACGGTGTGAATGTTTCTGTTACAAATACAGTACGAAAGCTGAATGAATTGGGTATCCCTGTGATTCTGATTGGTGAATACCTTGAGCAGGACCCATTGGGAAAAATGGAATGGGTGAAAGTATTCGGAGCCTGTTACGGCATGGGTAAAACGGTAAGCGAACGTTTTGATTCAGTGACTGCCAATTATAACCAGTTTAAAGAGCTGGCTTCTAAAGAAGGGCAAAAACCATCCGTACTTCTTGGATTGCCATGGAGGGGAAGCTGGTACGTTTCGGGATCTAAAAGCTATATAGCACGACTTATAAGCGATGCAGGCGGACAGTATATTTGGGGAAACCTGAATTACAACGAGAGTGTGCCGGTGGCGCTTGAAAAAATATATGAAAATGCGCTGACTGCCGAGTACTGGATTAATCCCGGTGAGGCACGTTCAATAATTGATGTGATTTCGGTGGATGAACGGTTTAAACTACTTCCGGCCCTAACCAGTGGGAAAGTTTTCAATAATGACCGGTACATGAGCGCTTCCGGAGGAAATGGATTTTATGAATCGGGCGTAACTGAACCCGACATAATACTTTCTGATCTTATTTATATTTTGCATCCGCATTTATTACCTTCGCATAACCTGAAATATTACAGGAAGCTTCAATAA
- a CDS encoding iron ABC transporter permease, giving the protein MDFEHPKKSGFDKRTAFLFLILGLVLLFFGMLDIMSGTVHIPARDILGILSGSSPENRVWSSILFEFRIPKTIVAVLAGAALAVSGLQMQTVFRNPLAGPDVLGVTSGASLGVAIVVMGFGNFFVSRHLGYAGSWMQIIAAWIGAGIVLTLIMIVSVRVGDIMTILILGILFGSATSAIVNLMQYFSQQSVLKSFVIWSMGNLGNLTATQIKVLAASLLIGFLFTLFTLKMMNAIMLGERYSTSMGINVKVARTLIFLSTSILSGSITAFCGPLAFIGIAVPHLARLIFSTANHFILIPASLMLGALLMLVADLISQLPGSGVILPVNSVTALLGIPIIIWVILYNKRLVHVN; this is encoded by the coding sequence ATGGATTTTGAACATCCGAAAAAGTCCGGATTTGATAAAAGAACGGCATTCCTGTTTTTAATCCTCGGATTGGTTCTGTTATTCTTTGGCATGCTTGATATTATGAGCGGAACGGTTCACATTCCGGCCAGGGATATCTTAGGAATATTGTCAGGATCTTCACCGGAAAACCGCGTATGGAGCTCGATTCTTTTTGAATTCAGGATTCCGAAAACCATTGTTGCTGTATTAGCCGGGGCGGCTCTTGCAGTAAGCGGTTTGCAAATGCAGACAGTTTTCAGAAACCCCCTTGCCGGACCGGATGTATTAGGAGTTACTTCAGGTGCAAGCCTGGGTGTTGCCATTGTGGTGATGGGATTCGGGAATTTTTTCGTTTCAAGACACCTGGGTTATGCAGGGAGCTGGATGCAGATTATTGCAGCATGGATTGGTGCGGGTATCGTTCTTACTCTCATTATGATCGTTTCGGTTAGGGTAGGAGACATTATGACAATCCTTATTCTTGGTATACTTTTCGGAAGTGCTACTTCTGCCATAGTGAATCTTATGCAGTATTTCAGCCAGCAATCAGTTTTAAAATCATTTGTGATATGGTCAATGGGTAACCTGGGCAATTTAACGGCAACTCAAATTAAAGTACTTGCTGCCAGCCTGTTGATAGGATTCCTGTTTACGCTTTTCACGTTAAAAATGATGAATGCCATTATGCTTGGCGAACGGTATTCGACATCCATGGGAATCAACGTTAAGGTTGCCCGTACATTGATTTTTCTGTCAACCAGCATTTTATCCGGAAGCATAACTGCTTTTTGCGGACCATTGGCTTTTATTGGAATAGCTGTACCACACCTGGCAAGGCTCATCTTTTCAACCGCCAACCATTTTATTCTGATACCAGCATCCTTGATGCTTGGTGCCCTATTGATGCTTGTTGCCGACCTGATATCACAGCTTCCGGGTTCAGGTGTCATTCTTCCGGTTAATAGCGTCACTGCATTACTGGGTATCCCAATTATTATCTGGGTAATTTTATACAATAAGAGGCTCGTTCATGTCAACTGA
- a CDS encoding ABC transporter ATP-binding protein translates to MSTEAINNKRHSGHAVTLKDLQIGYQTRNSRKVVLGPVNAEIAHAEMVGIVGRNGIGKSTLLRSVAGIHNLISGEITVNGRSLHELSLRNRAKIMSYVSTDPVQAFQIRVHELIAMGRIPYTGWFGKMSPEDSEAVQNAVRLTGLEKFLKKSVHELSDGERQKVMIARALAQDTPVIILDEPTAFLDVPSRYEILRILSDLSVKNGKTILFSTHDLSLAMDIADKIWLLAENTIFQGAPEDLLISNVFRKLFLNSPAEFDTKTSSFRFRKEPTKEMVLQGHSKYRTLTKKALERAGFHCSDEEGSVMIRMEEHDGKPVWCLQRIAGEAIEFYSIYDLVGFLKFST, encoded by the coding sequence ATGTCAACTGAAGCCATAAATAATAAAAGGCATTCAGGCCATGCCGTAACGTTGAAAGATCTTCAGATCGGATATCAGACGCGGAACAGCCGGAAAGTTGTTTTGGGTCCTGTCAATGCTGAAATTGCCCATGCTGAAATGGTAGGCATTGTGGGCAGAAACGGGATAGGGAAGAGCACATTGCTGCGCTCTGTTGCCGGAATACACAACCTGATCTCGGGAGAGATAACCGTTAATGGCAGGTCCTTGCATGAACTTTCCCTGCGTAACAGGGCAAAGATTATGAGTTATGTATCCACTGACCCTGTTCAAGCCTTTCAGATAAGGGTACATGAACTCATAGCAATGGGAAGGATTCCCTATACGGGTTGGTTCGGTAAAATGAGTCCTGAAGATTCCGAAGCCGTTCAGAATGCAGTCAGGCTTACCGGATTGGAGAAATTTTTGAAAAAATCTGTACACGAGCTCAGTGATGGCGAAAGGCAAAAAGTAATGATCGCCAGGGCGCTTGCCCAGGACACTCCGGTTATAATTCTTGATGAACCGACCGCTTTTCTTGACGTGCCTTCACGGTATGAAATTCTTAGAATTCTTTCCGATTTGTCAGTTAAGAACGGAAAAACAATACTGTTTTCAACACATGACCTGTCCCTTGCAATGGATATTGCCGATAAAATATGGCTTTTGGCGGAAAATACTATTTTTCAGGGGGCACCTGAAGATTTGTTAATTAGTAATGTATTTCGTAAATTGTTTCTAAATTCGCCCGCTGAATTTGACACAAAAACATCTTCTTTTCGTTTCAGAAAAGAACCGACTAAAGAAATGGTCTTGCAGGGACATAGCAAGTACAGGACGTTGACAAAGAAGGCATTAGAAAGAGCCGGTTTTCATTGTTCTGATGAAGAAGGCAGCGTAATGATCCGAATGGAAGAGCATGATGGTAAACCGGTATGGTGTTTGCAGAGAATTGCAGGTGAAGCCATTGAATTTTATTCAATTTATGATCTGGTTGGTTTTCTAAAATTTTCCACATAG